The Mycteria americana isolate JAX WOST 10 ecotype Jacksonville Zoo and Gardens chromosome 18, USCA_MyAme_1.0, whole genome shotgun sequence genome window below encodes:
- the MRPS16 gene encoding small ribosomal subunit protein bS16m: protein MVQLGSRLLKGYRGGHVVIRFALGGCTNRPFFRIVAAHSRRARDGKYLEQLGCLDPLPNAHGERVAGLNLERLRHWLGCGAQLSRPAEKLLGLAGFLPLHPMTVTGAERLRRRRRAHEAVTPPADALPGPGDAP from the exons ATGGTGCAGCTCG GTAGCCGCCTCCTGAAGGGCTACCGCGGCGGGCACGTCGTGATCCGCTTCGCCCTCGGAGGCTGCACCAACCGGCCCTTCTTCCGCATCGTGGCCGCGCACAGCAGGCGCGCCCGCGACGGGAAGTACCTGGAGCAGCTCGGCTGCCTAGACCCGCTGCCCAACGCCCACGGCGAGAGGGTGGCGGGGCTCAACCTGGAGCGGCTGCGCCACTGGCTGGGCTGCGGCGCTCAGCTCTCCCGGCCCGCTGAGAAGCTCCTGG GTCTGGCGGGGTTCCTGCCGCTCCACCCCATGACGGTGACCGGCGCCGAgaggctgcggcggcggcggcgagcgcaCGAGGCCGTCACGCCTCCCGCGGACGCCTTGCCCGGGCCCGGCGACGCACCCTGA